The nucleotide sequence GTTCGGCGGCGATATGCAGATCGGCGCGGAGATCGCCGACGAGACCTGCGACGGCGTGATATTCCTGCGCGACCCGCTCACCGCACAGCCGCACGAACCCGATATCACCGCGCTGCTTCGGATCTGCGACGTCCACGCGATCCCGCTGGCGACGAATCTCGCGAGCGCGGACGCCGTCCTCGACGAACTCGTCCGGACGCTCGACGCCGGAGCGTCCGGACCGCGCGACTCTCAGGACTGAGAACCGCGCCGCGAGACTTAATCCGGAGAGCGTTCAACCGCTCGGTATGTCCCGCCGGCTCTCCATCGCCGTCCGCCTCGCGCTCGTGATCGCGCTCGTCGCCTCGGTCGCGACGGTCGGCATCGCACCGGTCACGGCGCAGTCGGGCGATTCCTCAACCGGTTCCGAGAGTACGGAGGAGGCTGACGACCGGCACTGTTTCCCCGGGGGCGGACACGACCTCGGGATCGGCGACGGGAACCCGCACATCGACGTGACCGTTCACACGTCGCTTTTCACCTCCGCGCCGCCGAGCGCGCTCG is from Halobellus sp. LT62 and encodes:
- a CDS encoding DUF7332 family protein, translated to MSRRLSIAVRLALVIALVASVATVGIAPVTAQSGDSSTGSESTEEADDRHCFPGGGHDLGIGDGNPHIDVTVHTSLFTSAPPSALGLSARGVALDSDIVELRTGVVFEGVPDGASVDAVWNAFAILFDYQLSLPMFADSVDDSTYEPTGGPVSGVETRGC
- a CDS encoding methylglyoxal synthase, which translates into the protein MRLALIAHDEKKPDIIEFARNRRAELERFDLMATGTTGKRLQESTGLDIERKQSGPFGGDMQIGAEIADETCDGVIFLRDPLTAQPHEPDITALLRICDVHAIPLATNLASADAVLDELVRTLDAGASGPRDSQD